The Bemisia tabaci chromosome 5, PGI_BMITA_v3 genome includes a window with the following:
- the LOC109030933 gene encoding uncharacterized protein has translation MFKLVVAIFAAVASLASAQYALYKHAPYHHGATVGYAAHSAYAVPAAHYVAAPVAHHAAAHSAYAAPVAHHAPVYSAYAAPVAHHAAVHHTAYAAPAAYAVPVTHHAGPAAHHDASVSHHGSAAAHHGASVSHHGASVSQHDGSVSHHDVSVSHHDGSVSHHDVSVSHHAASDTPVVSTYHGAHHHGAYVKK, from the exons ATGTTCAAGTTG GTCGTTGCTATCTTCGCCGCTGTCGCCTCTTTGGCCTCCGCCCAATACGCTCTCTATAAGCATGCCCCCTACCATCATGGCGCTACCGTAGGCTATGCCGCTCACTCCGCCTACGCCGTCCCTGCCGCCCACTATGTTGCCGCTCCCGTAGCCCACCACGCTGCTGCACACTCCGCCTACGCTGCTCCCGTAGCCCACCACGCTCCTGTTTACTCCGCCTACGCTGCTCCCGTAGCCCACCACGCTGCTGTTCATCACACCGCCTATGCTGCTCCTGCCGCATACGCTGTCCCTGTCACCCACCATGCTGGTCCTGCCGCCCACCATGATGCTTCAGTCTCCCACCATGGTTCCGCTGCCGCCCACCATGGTGCTTCAGTCTCTCACCACGGTGCCTCCGTCTCCCAACATGATGGTTCAGTCTCCCACCATGATGTCTCAGTTTCCCACCATGATGGTTCAGTCTCCCACCATGATGTCTCAGTTTCCCACCACGCTGCCAGTGACACTCCTGTCGTCTCCACCTACCACGGCGCCCATCATCATGGCGCATACGTCAAGAAAT AA
- the LOC109030651 gene encoding uncharacterized protein — protein sequence MMKYVVALFALIAAAAAYPYAYTSPAAVAYASPAYVAPAATYAAYPYAAGAYPYAAAAYPSAAYPYAAAAYPYAAYPYYKK from the exons ATGATGAAATAC GTCGTTGCTCTTTTCGCCCTcatcgccgccgccgccgcctacCCCTACGCCTACACCAGCCCCGCTGCTGTAGCTTACGCCTCTCCAGCTTACGTCGCCCCCGCTGCTACCTACGCCGCCTACCCATACGCCGCCGGTGCCTACCCATACGCCGCCGCTGCATACCCATCCGCTGCCTACCCATACGCCGCCGCCGCCTACCCCTACGCCGCCTACCCCTACTACAAGAAGT AA